One window from the genome of Breoghania sp. L-A4 encodes:
- a CDS encoding L-aspartate oxidase, whose product MTGDLSPSRPSSGVDDVVILGGGLAGLFCALKLSPRPVTVLTAAPIGEGASSAWAQGGIAAAISQGDTAAKHAADTIAVGGGIVDEKIARMMTSEAPARIEDLLSYGVPFDKDLEGKLTLGREAAHSERRIVRVRGDMAGRAIMDALIAAVRATPSIRVLEGFSGEALLHEGSHVTGILARKAGDGAIAFPARAVVLASGGIGHLYAVTTNPGEANGQGLAMAARAGAVIADAEFVQFHPTAIDIGKDPAPLATEALRGEGSWLVNRAGERFMMKIHPLAELAPRDIVARAIHQEVLSGRGAFLDTRQAIGASFADRFPTVYATCRAAGLDPARDLIPVCPAEHYHMGGVMTDAQGRTSLDGLWAAGEVASTGAHGANRLASNSLLEAVVFAARIAEDIQGLMPTPKTAAWAALPAADEAAALTEPDAAAVATLRRTLADHVGVVRNEDDLLAALATLEGLGAANRHPGLANMIAAAKIITSAALRRKESRGAHMRSDYPDEDPARARRSFMTLSEAEADARAAAETLCANRTPA is encoded by the coding sequence ATGACGGGTGATCTCTCTCCCTCGCGCCCCTCCAGCGGCGTCGACGACGTCGTGATCCTGGGTGGCGGGCTCGCGGGCCTGTTCTGCGCACTCAAGCTCAGCCCGCGCCCGGTGACCGTGCTGACCGCCGCCCCCATCGGCGAGGGCGCATCCTCGGCCTGGGCGCAGGGCGGCATTGCCGCGGCCATCTCCCAAGGCGACACCGCGGCGAAACACGCAGCCGACACGATCGCCGTGGGCGGCGGCATCGTCGACGAGAAGATCGCGCGGATGATGACCAGCGAGGCGCCCGCGCGCATCGAGGACCTGCTGTCCTACGGCGTGCCGTTCGACAAGGATCTTGAAGGCAAGCTGACGCTGGGCCGAGAGGCGGCGCATTCCGAACGGCGCATCGTGCGGGTGCGCGGCGACATGGCCGGACGCGCCATCATGGACGCGCTGATCGCCGCCGTGCGCGCGACACCGTCAATCCGCGTGCTGGAAGGCTTTTCCGGCGAGGCGCTGCTGCACGAGGGCAGCCACGTCACCGGCATCCTGGCGCGCAAGGCCGGCGACGGCGCGATCGCCTTTCCGGCCCGGGCCGTGGTGCTGGCCTCAGGCGGCATCGGCCATCTCTACGCGGTGACCACCAATCCCGGCGAGGCCAACGGCCAGGGGCTGGCTATGGCGGCGCGCGCGGGCGCCGTGATCGCCGACGCGGAATTCGTGCAGTTCCACCCCACCGCCATCGACATCGGCAAGGACCCCGCGCCGCTGGCCACCGAGGCGCTGCGCGGCGAAGGCTCGTGGCTTGTCAATCGCGCCGGCGAGCGCTTCATGATGAAGATCCATCCGCTCGCGGAACTGGCGCCGCGCGACATCGTCGCCCGCGCCATCCATCAGGAGGTGCTCAGCGGCCGCGGTGCCTTCCTCGACACGCGCCAGGCCATCGGCGCGTCGTTCGCGGACCGCTTCCCCACCGTCTACGCCACCTGCCGCGCGGCTGGGCTGGATCCGGCGCGCGATCTCATTCCCGTGTGCCCCGCCGAGCACTATCACATGGGCGGCGTGATGACCGACGCGCAGGGCCGCACCAGCCTCGACGGGCTGTGGGCGGCCGGCGAGGTCGCCTCCACCGGCGCGCATGGCGCCAACCGGCTGGCGTCGAACTCGCTGCTGGAGGCAGTCGTCTTCGCCGCCCGCATCGCCGAGGACATCCAGGGCCTGATGCCGACGCCGAAGACCGCCGCATGGGCGGCCTTGCCCGCGGCCGACGAGGCGGCGGCCCTGACGGAACCCGACGCCGCCGCCGTGGCGACGCTGCGCCGAACGCTTGCCGATCACGTGGGCGTCGTACGCAACGAGGACGATCTTCTGGCGGCGCTGGCGACGCTCGAGGGGCTGGGCGCAGCCAACCGGCACCCGGGCCTCGCCAACATGATCGCCGCCGCCAAGATCATCACCTCGGCCGCGCTGCGCCGCAAGGAGAGCCGAGGCGCGCACATGCGCTCCGACTACCCGGACGAAGACCCTGCCCGCGCGCGGCGCAGCTTCATGACCCTGAGCGAGGCGGAAGCCGACGCCCGCGCCGCCGCTGAAACGCTTTGCGCCAACAGGACACCCGCCTGA